ACTTTGCCTTTTAAAAACGGGCGACATGGAAAGAGGCGAGCAGCTCATCTTAGAGGCCTTAACGCGGGAGCCATCACTTCGATACGGGGAACCTTATCTGGAACTGGGAGAAATATTCAGCGTTCGCGATGCCCAAAAAGGATTAGACTACTTAGAAAAGATCCCTGCGATTAATTCCTCGTCCGCGGAAACGCACTATCGTTTAGGAAAGCTATACAACCAGTTAGGTCGCCGCGCAGACGCTCAAACCGCCTTTAAAGACGCTTGCATGATCTACAGCAGCTTACCACGATATTTACGACGGAAACAAAGAAGATGGGCGCTCCTCGCCCGCCTTAAAGGAGGCAAATAACTGAGGGGTGGCCTTTCCTCCCCCTCAAGTAATATTTTGCGAGGAAAGGTTCTCCTTCATAACATTAAAATGAGTTCAAAAGGATGATGAAATTGTTCAGCAATGCGCGCCGTATATTACAACAATATTTTGGTTTTTCTACCTTTCGACCGGGACAAGAAGCGATGATTAAACACGTTTTAAACGGACAAAACGCATTGGCGTTAATGCCGACGGGCGGCGGAAAATCACTCTGTTACCAAATACCCGGACTAATTATGGACGGAACAGCGCTCATTATCTCGCCGCTCATTTCTCTCATGAAAGATCAAGTAGATGCCTTAAACGCATTAGAAATATCCGCAACGTATATCAATAGTTCTCTTTCCCACGCCGAACAGCGAGAACGACTGGACAACTTACAAGCTGGGTTGTATCGGTTTTTATATATTGCTCCAGAGCGGTTTGAATCACGCGAATTTATGGATGTGATTCGTTCCATTCCGCTTTCCCTGATCGCCTTTGATGAGGCTCATTGCATTTCACAATGGGGACATGACTTTCGACCAAGCTATCGTTCGATAACATCAACTCTTCAGCAAATCCCGAATCTTCCAGTCACGATTGCCCTGACAGCCACGGCAACCGATGCTGTTATACGGGATATTCAACAAATTTTGTCGATTACCCCGGAAGATACCGTTAACACAGGATTTGCTCGAGAAAACCTCCACTTTCAAGTTTTAAAAGGGATCGATAAAACTGATTTTATCTTGCAATACATACAGTCCCACGAAAAAGAGTCGGGAATCATTTACTGCCCAACACGCAAAGTAACAGATCGAATTTATCAATTGCTTGATGAACGAGGCCTGAAAGCGGCGCGGTATCATGCTGGGATGAGCGAGGTCGCTCGCCAACAAGCCCAGTCGGACTTCATTCAGGATGAGGCCACAATCATGGTCGCAACCAATGCGTTTGGGATGGGCATTGATAAATCAAACGTCCGTTATGTAATTCACTATGCCCTGCCGATGAATCTTGAATCGTATTATCAGGAAGCCGGAAGAGCGGGACGAGACGGCGAACCGAGTCAGTGCTATCTGTTATTCGCCGCCCAAGATATTCAACTCCAACGCTTTCTGATCGAGCGCTCTTTTATGGATGAGCAAAACAAAGAACGAGAGTATGAGAAATTACAAGCAATGGCGAATTACGGGCATACTGATCGCTGTTTGCAGCAATATATCCTAGCTTATTTTGGGGAAGATGTCGAGGAACTCCGCTGCGGGCGTTGCAGTAATTGCAATGACGAGGGTGAAAAGGAAGACCGCACACGCGAGGCCCAAATGATTCTTTCCTGTGTGAAGCGGATGGGGGAACGTTATGGGGCGACGATTACCGCTCAAGTATTAAAAGGATCCAAAAACAAACGGGTGTTAGAGCTCGGGTTTGATCGCCTCTCAACGTACAACTTGCTTCCTCACTACACAGAGAAAACGATTGTTAATTGGATCCACTACCTTTTAGCTGACGGATATTTGTATATCCAAGATCCTAAATATTTAAATCTGGCTTTAACGCCGAAAGCCAATGATGTGTTAAAAGGCGAAGCTTTGGTTTGGATTCGTCAGCAAGCGGAAGAAAGTCAAGCAACGCGGGAATTCGATGACGAGTTGTTTGATCATCTAAGAGCGTTGCGCAAACAAATAGCCGATGAACAACTGTTGCCCCCCTACCTCATCTTTTCGGATGCAACGCTGCGCGATATGTGTCGGTTTATCCCTGAAACCACACAGCAAATGCTAGGCATTAAAGGGGTTGGTGAAAAGAAGCTCGAACAGTATGGAAATACTTTTATGAAAGCAATCGAAACTTATGTTGCGAAATATGGTAAACCGAACAGAGCGGAAACGCGAAGCGCGACCCGAATAAAAGACAGGGAAAATCCAAGCCATTTGGTTACGTACCAATTATTTGAAGAAGGTCGTTCCCTTGAGGAAATTGCCGCAGAACGCGAGTTAACCGAGCAAACGATCGAAAATCATTTATTTCAAGCTTACCGAGATGGACACCCACTCGATTGGTCGCTTTTCTTTACCGAAGATACAGAACAATTAATTTTACAAAAACATAGTGAACTTACTGAGAAAAGGCTAAGACCGCTCAAAGAAGCTTTGCCGGACGAGTTAGATTATACTACGATAAAAGCTGCGCTTGTTAAAAATGGTCACATGTAAACGCAGAAAACGGGGCATCCTATTCTGAACTAACTACGTAAAATCTGTTAAGAGGATGTGAACGTTTTGAAAATATGGTCTATGAAAAAGATGGAAAAGTTAGAGGAGAGTTTGCTAAACGGCGCTGAAGCATTAGAAATGGATGCTGAGCGGGCTGAGCGCTATTTAATGGTGGATCTATATTCAGGAACTCCACTTTTCCAAACCGAGCGAGAGTCATCTAATTAACATTTAAGGAAAATGGCGAGTCCCCTAACAAAGGGGGCTTTCTTTATGGGAGTTTTCGACAATATGTCGATATCCCTACTAATATCTACAATTTTCTTATCAAATATGTTATAATTAAATAATAATGCCTAAGGGGGTGTAGTTATGTATAAGGTAGGAGACAAGATTTTCTATCCCATGCACGGCGCAGGGGTTATTGAATCGATGGAAGAGAAGGAGATCCTCGGTGAAAAACAACTCTACTTTATCATTAAGTTTCCTTACAGAGAAATGCAAATTATGATCCCTAAAGAAAAAATATCTAATCTAAACATTCGGCCGCTCGTTGAACCTTCCATCATTGATGATGTTTTCAACCAATTTCATGAGGGAGAAACTGAAACGATCGCCAATCCGAACCATAGATACCGCAATAATATGAATAAGCTGAAGAGCGGAGATATTTATGAAGGGTCGCAAGTGATCCGAGATTTAACCCGCATGAGTAGAGAAAGAACTTTAGGCACAGATGACAGAGCTATGCTTGATCAGGCCCAACAATTACTGATTAGTGAAGTCAGCCTCGTTAACAACATTGAACAAGAGGATGCTTCAGAACTGCTAACTAAAGTCATCGAAGAGTAAAAAAGGAGGCTCCGTTCCTCCTTTCATCTTCACTATAAAAAAGAAAAGTTATTGCCCGACGGCTATGATATACTTGAACAACAATGAATATTTTAGGTCGATAATTCACATGTTATAAGGGGAGTATCACTTAATGAAATTGATACCCGTTATAATATGTGAATTTTTTATTTAATGCCGCATATTATAATAATTTTTTTGGAGGTATTATGCAATGCAAACAACAGGAACAGTAAAGTGGTTTAATGCAGAAAAAGGGTTTGGCTTCATCGAAGTAGAAGGCGGCAGTGACGTATTTGTGCACTTTAGCGCAATTGAAGGCGATGGTTTTAAATCTCTAGACGAAGGACAACGCGTGCAATTCAGCGTCGTTCAAGGAGATCGTGGACCTCAAGCTGAAAATGTAGTTAAATTATAACTGCAAACAGCAAAGAAGAAGACGCCAGGCGCGCCTTCTTCTTTCTCCATTATACAGGCATCATCCAGACGCCTACTGGTCTTCTATTCATATGCTTCTTAACACCGTTTTAACGTAATCTTCTAATTGCGCTAAGGAAGAAAATCCTTTAAAACTTTCTGCGTCTCGCTCGATTCCCATCTTTGCGTGAACGAACACAGAGCCTTCTAATCTGAAACCAAACTTTTCAATCAAATGCAATTCCTCATCTAAGAATATCAAAACGATCTTTCCTTTCAATCCCCTAGCTGTCTAAACCAACTACTTCCAAAATAAAACCTTCTCGTTCTGTAACAGATACACGGTGTTCTTTGATCTTTTGCCAGCCTTTATCTTCTTGAATTAAAAGTAGAATTTGTTCATCCTCAATGATAGATTCGTTGCCATCCTGGTGTTCACAGGCAATCCACCACGAACGAACTTCATCGCCAACGCCCGTGCTGGACTCTAATATTGCGTCCCGCAAATTAAATTGCGGGTATTGTGAACGAAGATGGGCTAATACTAACGCTTCTAACTGCTCATGATTAAAGCGAATCCGAACACTCACGTTCATTCCTCTTTTCTCGTTATGTAACCTATGCTCATAAAGAGGGCTTCGCAGCCCCCTTTCCCCTTTAATGAGGTTTGTCCTTTAATTTATCATCACCGTAATCTTTCAATACGTTCCCTTCTTCGTCAACGATTTTGAGTGAATTCAAGTTTGCCCTTAAGGAGTTACGCATCGCTTGAATATACTCCTGTCTCAACGCCGCCTGTTCTTCCTTTTCTTGGTCATTCAATCCGATTGTTTTCGCTTTGCGAGCCAACACATTGATCCGCTCGATCTTCTCGGGAGTCACCAAATGAATCGTCCCCTCTCTAAAAAGATGTCGAATTATTATATCATATTCCCTAGAGCACAGTCTAATTCACATCGATTCTTTCGAACTTATGTTTGTATAATTTACCTATGCTTGTTATAATAGTTTTAGATAATTAACGTTTAATTTGTATACATAATCTAGCTAGCTATATATATAAGAATTCAGAGGGGGTGGATGAATTGAAGCTTTCCACGCGACAACACGCAATCCTAAATTTTATTAAAAATGAAGTGAAAGAAAAAGGGTATCCTCCATCCGTCCGAGAGATAGGACAAGCTGTCGGTTTAGCGTCCAGCTCGACGGTGCATGGACATTTATCACGCTTAGAAAAAAAAGGCCTAATTCGCCGCGATCCAACGAAACCGCGAGCGATTGAAATATTAAATGAACAAGATCTTGCTCAACCAGACGAATCGGTTTCCTCCGTAAAAATTCCCGTGCTCGGGAAGGTCACCGCTGGAGAACCCATTTTAGCGGTTGAAAATATCGAAGAATATTTTGTGCTACCGGAACATATGGTTGGCAGCGATACGGTGTATATGCTGCGTGTGCAGGGAAGAAGTATGATCGACGCCGGGATTTTTGACGGTGATTACGTGATCGTTAGACAGCAATCCGTCGCAAATAACAGCGATATTGTTGTTGCTATGACAGAAGAAGAAGAAGCGACTGTGAAACGTTTTTTTAAGGAAAAAAATCATTTTCGTTTGCAACCGGAGAATGAGGCGATGGAGCCTATCTTGCTGCCGCATGTGACGATCTTAGGAAAAGTCATCGGTGTCTACCGATCTATTCATTAAATTAAGGTATAAAAAGCAAGCCAGGAACCCCGAGTCGTGATTCACGCTTGCTTTTATTATTTTTTCTATCCTTCGATTAGATAGCGATAAAAAACCAAATCATCATCGCCAACTGCAAAATCACCTTCGCTAGGCCCCCGCCTAAAAATGCGGCAAGCGTTCCCATGGCAATCTTGGCGGATAGGCCTAGATCTTTATTTTGAATCCATTCAACGAGGAACACAGCAATAATCGGACCTAAAATAAAACCAATCGGACCAGCAAATAAGAAGGGACCGATCACCATTCCCGCAATCGAGGCTACGACTCCCCACTTACTCCCGCCATATTTCTTCACAAAGACAAGATTAGCCAACAAATCAGCCACGAAGATCAACACGGTCAAGACTCCCATTCCCCACCAGAATGATGCGGACAAGCCTTCGCCAGGCAAAGCAAGGCCAAACTGATACAATAAGAATCCAATCCATACGAGTAAAGCTCCAGGGATGATCGGCACAAACACGCCGATCAAGCTGCCGATAAAACACAATGCAATGAGTGTCCAAAAGACCCAGGTCATGTTCGGGTCACCTCTTCCCCATCTATTTCTACTATTTCTTAATATGTTATACGAAACACGCTCAAAAAGGAATCACTTGTTTAAAAAAAGTCCAGTGTGACGCTACTTGCGTCCCGCTGGACTTTCTTTGTTTACTCTTGATTTTGAATCTCAACCTTCGCTCCATCAGACAGAAGCGTTTGACCCTTTACAACAATCGTATCCCCAGATTGAACACCAGAAATAATTTCAATTTCACTGCTTGTTTCATGGCCTGTTGCCACTTCAATTTTTTCAACTATATTTTCTTCCGTCACTTTATAAACCCAACGTGTTCCTTGCTCATCGAACACCGCTTTACGTGGCGCGACAATACTCTTACGCTGCTTGTCCGCTGTATTGAAGAGAATATCGACAATCATGTCTGCTTTCCACTGATGATCACCATTTGGAACGGAAATTTCCATCGGAAACGCCTTTAATTGTTCATCCATTACAGGAGAAATCGTTGTCACGGAAGCTTCCAATGTTTTTGATAAAGCTGGTATTTCAATCGTAACAGGATCTCCAACATTGGCCGTTGTTACCTCACTCTCAGAAAGGTGAGCTTTTACAATAATCGGATTGATATCCACGATCGTAACGACCGGGCCCTGCGGACCAACCATTTCACCCGCAGCGCCGTTAACAGCAGAAACAATTCCGCTAATTGGAGCTTTTACTGTTGCATTAGCTAGTTGTTCACGAGCATTTTCAAGACCGCTTAACGCTTGAGCAGCAGAAGCGCGGGCAACATCAACCGCGCTTTTTGCTTGCGCGAACCCAACTGAATTTTTTGCGTTTTCATAAGATGCTTTTGTATTTTCGAGCGCTGTAACAGCATTGTCTAACGCCAATTTCGCATTTTTTAAACTGGATTGAGCATTTTCCCATTCAACCGTAGAAATTGCGCCTGCTTCATACAGCTGCTTCATGCGCGTTGCGTTTGCTTGCGCGTCATCATATGCTTGTTGCGCTTGTTCAATCCCATTTTGGGATTGCTTCAAACTTTGTTCTAGTTGCGTTACATTACTTTGCGCTTGATCAAGACCTTGTTCCGAACTATTTTCCGCCTGTCTTACATTAGCTAAGGCGACTTGATAAGAAGCTTCTGCCTGTTTGACTGCGTTTTGTAAATCTACTTGATCTAATGTAAACAACGTATCGCCCTGGCTAACAACTTGTCCTACTTTTACATGCACTTTGCTCAATTTTCCGTTTACTTTAGGAGATAGATGAGCCGTCGTGTTCGGCTCAAATTTCCCAGCGATACCCCCTTGGTCACGGATAAGACCTTCCACTGCTTGTTCTACTTGCACAGGCACCGTTTCTTCGTCTTCAACTGAAGTGTTTGCTTCTTTGCTGGAACATCCTGCAACCGCTAAGCTAAGCGCCAGGATCGATAAGACCCACTTACCTCTTTTTATCACGTCACGATTCCTCCTCATTTATGCCTGTATGTGATCGGCTTGAACGTCTTTATTTTTTCTTCGATTTTTGCGATTGCGACGTTTGATCCCTATATCGTCAAACCAAGCATATACGACAGGAATCAAAACCAATGTAATCAAAGTGGAGAAACTCAATCCAAAAGCGACAACAATCGCCATTGGCGCCTGCGCTTCGCTTCCTTCTCCTCCCCCAAACGCTAACGGTAAAATCGCTAAGATGGTAGCGAGCGTCGTCATGAGAATGGGACGAAGTCGGATCGGACCCGCTTGTAAGATTGCTTCTCTTGTTTCTAATCCATCTTTTTTCAAGTGATTCACAAAGTCGATAAGGATAATCGCATTGTTTACAACGATCCCGATCAACAGAATATACCCGATGATCGCCATAACACTCATGGAATGTCCCGTTACTAATAATCCTAACACTACGCCAATAATTGTCGGCGGAATGGAGAACATAATAACGAACGGCGTCATTAACGATTCAAACTGCCCGGCCATAACCATATATACAAGCACAATAGCAAGAATCATTGCCAAACCTAGACTAGCAAACGATTCCATCATTTGTTGATCATCCCCGCCATAGTGAATGTTGTAACCGTCTGGTAGATTAATTTTGTCCAAACTGGCCCTAACATCATTCGTCACTGAACCTAAATCTCGACCCGCGATATCGCTTGTTATTTGAACTTCACGCGTTTGATGAGATCGCTGAATCGCTTGCGGAACTTCTTTTCTAATAATATCCGCTACAGAGGATAAAGCTACATTCGCTCCTTGCGGTGTTGTAATCCGATAACGCTCAAGGTTACGTTTATCTTGTTGCAGCGCGGTCGGCATTTTTAATCGCACATCGAACTCATCATTTCCTGTACGGTAAGTCGTTACATCTTCCCCGCCAAAACCAGTTCGCACCGCTGAAATAATTTGGCCTGTGCTTAAACCATATTGACTTGCTCGTTGCGAATCAACAATAACTTGGTACTCCTCTTGGACACCATCCATCGATGTTTTAACATTGAAGGCCCCTTCAACTTGTTGCATCTCAGCAGCCATGATGCCCGAAATATCTTGTAGCACATCAAGATCATCGCCACGAAGATTCACCTGGATCGGCGCTCCACCCATGCCATCCATAGCAGATGATTCTTCTACTGTAATTTTAGCATCAGGAATAAAGTTTACCTTTTTTCTCGTCTCAAGAACAATCTCCTCCGTTGAGCGCTTGCGTTCATTCAACGGTTTCATAATGAGCGTAACTCGACCTAAATTGGCCGTGTTCACAGAGAAGCCATCCGGTCCTCCTCCGGAACCAATAGATGTATACATCATATCCAATTCAGGAATATCTTTGGTTACCTCTTCGATTTGAGCGACAGCTTTTGCTGTTTCTTCTAGAACTGTTCCAGTCGGCATTTCAACAGAAACGGAAAACTGACCTTCGTCCATTTTCGGAATAAATTCCATCCCTACGAAAGGAAACAGCGCAAGTGAGCCAACGAGTGTTCCAATCGTAATCGCCAACACTGTTTTTCTTTTGTTTAAAGCCCACTCTAAGATACGTCCATAAAATTTAGATAAACGCTCAAACCCTCGATTAAACCAGACCACTGGATTCTTGCCTTTATATTCGCCATGATACAATGATTCGTCGGGTATTTTATCTAACCAACGAGACCCTAACATAGGCACCAGCATCATGGAAACGACCAAGGCCGCAACGTGAGAAAAGATAACCGTTAAGGCTAAAGGTCCAAATAATTCAGCCGCAATTCCATCAACGAAAATGATCGGTAAAAATACAACGATTTGGGCTAATGCAGAAGCCATAACCGCATTTCCCACTTGTTTTGACCCTTCAACAGCTGCTTCTAACACGCCCTTGCCCAGCTGCCTTTGTCGGTAGATATTTTCTAAAATAACAACGGCAAAGTCAACGAGTGATCCCAATCCCAGCAAAATCCCGCTGAGCGAAATTAAGTTGATTGTTTGCCCAGAAAAATACATCATGGAAAACGTAGCCACAACCGAAATTGGAATAACGATCGACACGACAAGCGTCGAACGAGCGCTATTTAAAAACAGATAAAGGATGATAACAGCGAATGCCAGTCCTAAAATACCATGTTCGGTCACGGATTTGATCGAATCTTTGATCATATCCGAGTTATCTACAATGACCGTCACATTCATACCTTCCGGTAATTCAGTTTTTAGTTTTTCGATCTCTTTCATCACATGATTCGCTACGTCAACAGTATTCCCGCCTGACGCTTTCGTCACAGTCAACCCTAAACTAGGCTCTCCATTAAAGTACGCCAACTGCGTCACTTCATGATGAGTGTCTTCAATAGACGCAATATCGCGTAGATAAATCGATCCGCCTGGGATTGTAATTGGGGTATTGCCAATTGATTTTACCTGTTCGTATTCCCCTTCAACGCGAATTTGGAATTTTTGATCGCCTTCTCGAATCGAACCAGCTGAACCGGCTAAGTTCATCGCTCCGAACGATTGCCTCACTTGATCAAGTGTAATGCCATACGTTTGCAGTTTCGAAGGATCTACCGTGACCTCAATAACACGGTCGTTTCCACCGCTAATACCAACGGACGCAACACCATCGATCCGTTCTAAACGTGGTTTGATATCATCATCGGCAATTGCTTTCAATTCCGTGATATCCCCGTCTCCAGCAAGCGCCATCGTAATTACAGGTTCGGCATTCGGGTCAAATTTTAAGATACGCGGACTATTCGCCGAATCCGGTAACGAGCCCCGTACCATATCCACCTTATCCCTCATATCGAGGGTCGCCTGATCAATATCGACGCCCCAATTAAATTGAACGATTACTTGAGACGACCCCGATATTGAATTAGAGGAAACGGTATCGACATTTGAGACAGATGCGAGCGCCTCCTCAATTGGTCTTGTGACCAACGTCTCCACTTCTGCGGGGGTCCCGCCGTCGACACTCGTTACAACGACCGCTACCGGTAAATTTAATTCTGGATAAAGATCGACTGCCATCTTTGGAAAAGAAACAAAACCAAAGATTAACATCGCAATCATGATCATTAACACAGTAACCGGTCTGCGAATCGAAAATTGTGATAAATTCATATCTACTGCTCCCTTCCTCTATCGTTCTCTACAATTCTTTCTAAATATTCTTGCAGCAATTGTAGAGATGAATACATCTCGCTTAATTGCGACTCAGTTAATTCCTCACGAAGCCCGTTAAAGAAGATGGTGAAGTAGTCTTCTTTTAAAACAGGGTATTGTTCACCCAATTGATTATAATCTTGCGACAAAGACACGCGGACCACGCGGCGGTCGTTCTCATCTCGTTTTCGAACGACGATTTTATTTCGTTCTAGGCGATCGATCACCCCTGATACGGTGCTATTGGATAGGTCTAGCGCTTTAGATAATTGCCCGATTGTTTTCGGTCCTAAATTCAGTTCCCCAATCACAACAGCCTGAGGGACTGTAATTCCATTTTTCATTAATTCGCGCGACATTAAGGAAAATATAAATTTATTTGTTTTTAATAACAATTCTGTAATTTCATTAATCGCGGCCATGTACTCCTCTCCTCTATCTTAATCTCCCCTTTAATTCACTCCCGAAATATTTCGCATCACGAAATAATATTACACTTCGTCCCTTCAACAGTCAACCCTAAAACTCGCGCGAATTCTTATTGAAAAAGAACAGATTTAATTGTATAAAAATCAGAGGAGGAATCGATTGCAGTAGGGAAGTTAATTAGAATGAAAAAATAAAACAACCCCCTGCTATCAAGCAGGGGGCGTATCTATAAGGAGCCGATTTAATATTCCGTATCTAGGTGATCAATCGCGTCTTTTAGGCCATTTAATCCTTTTTCTTTAGGATGGCGAATATCAGCCTTATGCAATAGCGTGTACGCCTCATTGATCAAGTCATATCGCCAATCAGCAAATTCAATCGCGTTTCGCGCATCCTCCTCCCTCACAACGATAAATCCTTGCTCGTGAAGTTTTTCTAGTTGGGATTTGCTAATGATTTTCTCGATCTCGGACAAGCGCTCTAATTGCTTTTCCACAGCGTGACCCCCTTCTTTTCAGTTATAAGTAATTTTATCACAAAACATACGGTTATAAAGGTTTTTAGAATGGAAATAATAGCTTATCCAAAAAGAGCAGAAAAAAACGTCCTTAAGGACGTTTTATCTAAATAAACCTGGAGCAATAATAAATACAACCCAACCTAAAAAGGAAAGAGTAGGAATAGCGGCTATGAGTATGATCTCCCAAAGACGAGGATAATCGTTATTCAACTGACCGACCTCCTTTAACTCTTTCTTTTATATATATTCATGTAAGCGCTTTAATTGAACTGGAATAATAAAATAAAAAAGTCTTCAGATATAATCCTAAAGACTTTTCACTCAATTATAGAAAAAATCCGTTCGTTACTCCATTTAGAATAACAAACGGATTCCACAGACGATCCAATCTTAACTTATTTTCACTTTGCGGTATCTTGGTTTATTTTGAACCTTTTCAGTTAATTCCTTTTTCCAGTCTAAGAATTCGTAACTAAGCAATAATGATTCATCACGGGGCCTTTGGAACGGTACACGTATAATGTCCTTTATTTCTGCTGGGTTAGTCGATAGAATCACAATTTTATCTGATAAAAACAACGCTTCTTCAATATCATGGGTAATGAAGAAAATCGATTGTTCAGATGCCTCCCACGTCTCCATCAGCCATTTTTGCATATCAAGTCTTGTAAATGCATCAAGGGCAGAGAATGGCTCGTCTAACAACATGATTGGTTGTGGACTAAGTAAGGCGCGAATGAATGCAACCCGTTGCCGCATCCCCCCCGATAATTGGTGTGGATACGCATTCAGTCGGTGGCCAAGCCCTGCTTTTTCTAACAATAATTTTTGCTTGTTCCGTATCCTTTTTCCCAGATAACTCTTGTCCAAGTAACGCATTCTCCAGGACGGAACGCCAAGCAAACAACGATGCTTGTTGCGGCATGTAACTAATGTAACCCGTTTTATTCGTAATTCTCTTCTCATCGAGATAGATGTCCCCGTCATCTGGCGATAGTAGCCCACCAATTAAATTAAATAACGTGCTTTTCCCACTGCCTGATGGACCGAGTAAAGAAACAAATTCTCCCTTTTGAATGTCAATCGATATATCTTTCAAGACGAGCTGCCCACTAAAAGATTTGCTTATATTTTTTAGGGTTAGTGTCATGCTTCTCTCTCCTCCCTATTCCACCGAATGAGTAACCGCTCTATTAATACGATCAATGAGAAAAATGCCAAACTTAGTATCATCGCAAAAATAATTGCAACAAACACACGTGGCGTTCGATATGAAGAGGAGGCCAATGTCATAAAAACACCGATCCCTTTTTGCGCGCCTAACCACTCGGCGACGACTCCGGTCATCACACTGTATGTTGCCGCAATCTTAATTCCAGAGAAGATGGAAGGCAGAGCATGCGGCCATTCTAATTTCGTAAATAACTGTGAGCGAGTGGCCCCCATCATCTTCATATAATGAAGCAACTCGCGGTCCGTCTGTTGCAATCCACTAAGTGTCGCAACGGCGATGGGAAAAAATGAGGTCATCGAAATGATAATAATTTTTGGTGTCGCGCCTAACCCAAACCAAATCAGCAACAAGGGAGCCAACACGACAGTCGGAATGTTTTGCGACAATATTAAAAACGGGTAGATCGTTTCACGAACACGATCAAAATGGTGCAGCAACGTCGCGCTCGTGATCCCGATCGTTGTACCAATACTAAAACCGACTAAAACGAGTTCGATTGTTGAATACACATGTGGTAAAAAAGTAGGCAACACTTCTTTCATTTCCATAGCAATCAAAGACGGGGCCGGCAAGATCCACGTTTCGATGTTAAAGAAACGCGCTGCCCACTCCCAAATAGCGATAAAAATAAGTAACGCGAGCGCCGGTCGCCAACTTCGGAGCAAAAGACCTCGATTCGTCATTGCAATCTACACTACCTTTTCACGTTCTCAATAAATTGATTTGTAAATGCTTTTGCCGCATCGATTTCTTGATCAATAATCCCTTCATTAAACAAGAAGTCAGCATAGGATTTCCAGCGGATTTCCTCTTGAATCCCCCATTGTTCCGAATCATCCTGATAACGCGGAGACAACCAAGCTTGAGACGCTTTAACCAATTCAGGATCTAGGTCGGGTTCTGCAGCGATCAGAATTTCAGCCGCTTCTTCAGGATGCTCAATTGCAAATTCATACCCTTTCGCCGTTGCTTC
This portion of the Ammoniphilus oxalaticus genome encodes:
- a CDS encoding efflux RND transporter periplasmic adaptor subunit; its protein translation is MIKRGKWVLSILALSLAVAGCSSKEANTSVEDEETVPVQVEQAVEGLIRDQGGIAGKFEPNTTAHLSPKVNGKLSKVHVKVGQVVSQGDTLFTLDQVDLQNAVKQAEASYQVALANVRQAENSSEQGLDQAQSNVTQLEQSLKQSQNGIEQAQQAYDDAQANATRMKQLYEAGAISTVEWENAQSSLKNAKLALDNAVTALENTKASYENAKNSVGFAQAKSAVDVARASAAQALSGLENAREQLANATVKAPISGIVSAVNGAAGEMVGPQGPVVTIVDINPIIVKAHLSESEVTTANVGDPVTIEIPALSKTLEASVTTISPVMDEQLKAFPMEISVPNGDHQWKADMIVDILFNTADKQRKSIVAPRKAVFDEQGTRWVYKVTEENIVEKIEVATGHETSSEIEIISGVQSGDTIVVKGQTLLSDGAKVEIQNQE
- a CDS encoding efflux RND transporter permease subunit, with the translated sequence MNLSQFSIRRPVTVLMIMIAMLIFGFVSFPKMAVDLYPELNLPVAVVVTSVDGGTPAEVETLVTRPIEEALASVSNVDTVSSNSISGSSQVIVQFNWGVDIDQATLDMRDKVDMVRGSLPDSANSPRILKFDPNAEPVITMALAGDGDITELKAIADDDIKPRLERIDGVASVGISGGNDRVIEVTVDPSKLQTYGITLDQVRQSFGAMNLAGSAGSIREGDQKFQIRVEGEYEQVKSIGNTPITIPGGSIYLRDIASIEDTHHEVTQLAYFNGEPSLGLTVTKASGGNTVDVANHVMKEIEKLKTELPEGMNVTVIVDNSDMIKDSIKSVTEHGILGLAFAVIILYLFLNSARSTLVVSIVIPISVVATFSMMYFSGQTINLISLSGILLGLGSLVDFAVVILENIYRQRQLGKGVLEAAVEGSKQVGNAVMASALAQIVVFLPIIFVDGIAAELFGPLALTVIFSHVAALVVSMMLVPMLGSRWLDKIPDESLYHGEYKGKNPVVWFNRGFERLSKFYGRILEWALNKRKTVLAITIGTLVGSLALFPFVGMEFIPKMDEGQFSVSVEMPTGTVLEETAKAVAQIEEVTKDIPELDMMYTSIGSGGGPDGFSVNTANLGRVTLIMKPLNERKRSTEEIVLETRKKVNFIPDAKITVEESSAMDGMGGAPIQVNLRGDDLDVLQDISGIMAAEMQQVEGAFNVKTSMDGVQEEYQVIVDSQRASQYGLSTGQIISAVRTGFGGEDVTTYRTGNDEFDVRLKMPTALQQDKRNLERYRITTPQGANVALSSVADIIRKEVPQAIQRSHQTREVQITSDIAGRDLGSVTNDVRASLDKINLPDGYNIHYGGDDQQMMESFASLGLAMILAIVLVYMVMAGQFESLMTPFVIMFSIPPTIIGVVLGLLVTGHSMSVMAIIGYILLIGIVVNNAIILIDFVNHLKKDGLETREAILQAGPIRLRPILMTTLATILAILPLAFGGGEGSEAQAPMAIVVAFGLSFSTLITLVLIPVVYAWFDDIGIKRRNRKNRRKNKDVQADHIQA
- a CDS encoding MarR family winged helix-turn-helix transcriptional regulator, which encodes MAAINEITELLLKTNKFIFSLMSRELMKNGITVPQAVVIGELNLGPKTIGQLSKALDLSNSTVSGVIDRLERNKIVVRKRDENDRRVVRVSLSQDYNQLGEQYPVLKEDYFTIFFNGLREELTESQLSEMYSSLQLLQEYLERIVENDRGREQ
- a CDS encoding ABC transporter ATP-binding protein encodes the protein MRQRVAFIRALLSPQPIMLLDEPFSALDAFTRLDMQKWLMETWEASEQSIFFITHDIEEALFLSDKIVILSTNPAEIKDIIRVPFQRPRDESLLLSYEFLDWKKELTEKVQNKPRYRKVKIS
- a CDS encoding ATP-binding cassette domain-containing protein; this translates as MTLTLKNISKSFSGQLVLKDISIDIQKGEFVSLLGPSGSGKSTLFNLIGGLLSPDDGDIYLDEKRITNKTGYISYMPQQASLFAWRSVLENALLGQELSGKKDTEQAKIIVRKSRAWPPTECVSTPIIGGDAATGCIHSRLT